The proteins below are encoded in one region of Neodiprion virginianus isolate iyNeoVirg1 chromosome 7, iyNeoVirg1.1, whole genome shotgun sequence:
- the LOC124308390 gene encoding proto-oncogene tyrosine-protein kinase ROS isoform X7, with protein MVGLRIWVLIRLWALIPGVVGLLPEDFDVGSPTSFEQDCIAWCRDLDVNQSRTDEVNSEVGCGANCRLDKCTIGCAAWELALETNCQAVCNVTQELLPPKQLYCVLGCQDAVNRYFQQLKEEIGTPPAPALVADSLTATSLRLEWKGIDLAKRGAKLSYVVQWMYEELAESWQYCRNESWEKDNQILVKNLQPYTKYRFRVAVILKSTQHSRESIASAPSVPILTKPEGFPLSPPDISAVENVTDHYMFQNLTPHQNYSVSITMRNSEGEGPPAVIYISTTPEPAVTDMQLPILILGGEHQVKKQVADLLENPVLIYETANKICGVAIHVASGQVFVSDSGGYVYRTSVDERTDPVVVLSPDQVNFKPLSLSVDWLNLHLYVLGEVKHATTVWQIARCNLDGRGLTVAVAAFLSKPSHIEVDPYNGYLFWVSKDGLSRLDLADISNGVKHETQPDLILEDSHLEAFMVDHRNFRLLIPHPMQNTVLSVTLDGREVSNLRANTQQPQFQNVVSLAMANGLFYWANGRDILTEDYHPGQNRYFHNSYPYKSCYSVNVLMDASQPAPVPVNPPTGVQAVLGAEMAKVSWRAPYLLGGQGKGAWQNWSYELEIKDEITGKAVHQKGIRLLSHTVHRLRERTKYSIKAAAYTSAGRGPWSTEFRGRTLRDPKGEPYASILWSATEGLLKSDVTGENVETLIHRASWKDSEMQYHIVDVAWYKDLLYLVGNNSVLYCYNTTSHENNRMHINSVGSVAVDWISKKLYWANPNQQIITRANLDGTHQEPMSILAIVKELMIDSLEAYLYWSTGYAVEVSRLNGQDRRFYYSDEIFIGKQVMGLTLDTENKFVYWIVRSYESGSILYKAPTSERIPLNDKIIPEQKYLEFQVSALQYPNIQGPLCYFSEHLLWLQDDRNAVIGDLSGQNTAIINGITLSGLQMVAIMDHALHKYPKNLSANSIVVLPSAVSIDSIRVEGKWNNFNVSWNPVKNVNYGTVFYEVKFADYINTNTNSEITKETTIPYHNSEIFSPYAILEVTIKAFTYWGMSHNTRKILRSPQAKPSQPTNARGFVEFDKKPLSDETNISAVFRWDPPDHPNGLIQVYAIDCWYMLEGMNIDICNCLNVNSTMLEYRLYQLLPNTTYYFRVQAYTEVGGGWFTDIVNISTDYENPVPKILVATPEAVRISDLDRQINDTITRHVAIEVAYSAVENKVYGINEMQEMMLADIDSPNVTKILKLNNTASSLCVNWVTRTLFWTEADYGESVSRNIMRLDLTAWEAGYTIAEKIITTRNATLNLDISPLTGTLYWIELVQADRGVTMQSNLNGENVQYFFNQIDDCSCHYAPIVRPVMAVDNTDASTPVIYWVSMEGHLNIADMDGCTCNVVLGPGFNRGLPPTSLTVDKINLYWSNADKDSVYYVEKANPDDTRIKRLYLQSPRSLKAIGKSLQPYPVAECLVPRQVSDNVEVLKKFSNSIKIKLPEPVPHFACEKYNLPATLYTIYITECSAVDSTKCSNNREKMKLKTFKKEIEVENLKPFSRYMFQLSLSNYYSGLESSSPEPHQGVVIITEAGVPTRPENVEVQALTPTLAAVSWLPPKILNGAAVRYEIHWRPVQLVNGMRHNGEQSIKHTEQSSDGKLSATLQSLLPGQDYLICVRAYSTSSAIYNESLPQFLKMYPEPNNLTLTGTSVNSMNISWVPNKNLTIDYSLQYSIVGSDKWQTVVNPILRNDKVEFHIRKLQPKTFYRFKLTLRYPIYKLNVTWPSDARFTFQTSGDVPSAPGTPTITKVRGPVYQVNWEPAHARGSSITLYRLEGTILEDSDTMDKRRNETSEWRLYYNGTDTYWIIPDEMVQKYQFRVQAKNAYGLGTWSKASAVVDLSEAGSGIFVPPQHLGLILGLSVPLILGVMLLCFGFFLCPVYRQRKEDKKAVIPPAAPDVELATLREIPRGNFMQSNTLYATATQDDPDDSSLPKIKREQITLAKFLGSGAFGEVFQGIAKDLDGPGITGVAIKTLRKGASAQEKTEFLREARLMSPFRHKHVLRLLGVCLDTDPPLLVLELMKAGDLLTYLRASRCLQPSDPCALRLQDLLAMCEDVARGCQYLEELHFVHRDLACRNCLVSARDRENRVVKIGDFGLARDIYKNDYYRKEGEGLLPVRWMAPESLVDGVFTSQSDVWAFGVLMWEITSLGQQPYPARTNLEVLYHVRAGGRLPKPLNCPTPLHQLMLRCWSTADARPSFKACLDHIITLRSRTEDAAISPAHAGHYLSKQGVSNMAYFADENQNHNHSGNSWKSTSSEGSRDMQPFLPDSCNTTALLASGEIPKYLELIADNDVPDVRDTPTGGYEVPRPVQCLDKNEVQKESKIPELSDSQNESSNLDSEQLEDVVNQKRESANNFDLTEPKRASISSTGEKFCILDSSRLANHVSKCIAVTNSPSSIDDSRKSEKISTEIRGSLTSLSGRSSSSHGSSTSLTPSRPSSSLLNSQNTLPLKKNGATKQNILSSDTNSGRNTISKLSRTHSILQNGKANIPLAINSALLNSLRQTPDAGEDGNEIATYTNINSDAVRVNG; from the exons AGGAAATAGGCACTCCACCTGCTCCGGCACTAGTCGCCGACAGTCTAACAGCCACCTCCCTGAGGCTGGAATGGAAGGGCATCGACTTGGCGAAACGAGGTGCCAAATTATCCTACGTGGTACAATGGATGTACGAGGAGCTCGCGGAATCTTGGCAATACTGCAGAAACGAATCGTGGGAAAAGGACAACCAGattttagtaaaaaatttacagccTTACACAAAGTACAGG tttcgcGTAGCCGTGATCCTGAAATCGACTCAGCACTCTAGGGAATCAATTGCTTCAGCTCCTAGTGTTCCAATCTTGACTAAACCCGAGGGTTTTCCATTGTCACCACCG GATATTTCAGCTGTTGAAAATGTGACAGACCATTACATGTTTCAAAATCTGACGCCCCACCAAAACTATTCTGTGAGCATAACGATGAGGAATAGCGAAGGGGAGGGACCTCCTGCCGTAATATACATTTCAACAACGCCCGAGCCAgctg TTACAGACATGCAACTACCGATACTGATTCTTGGGGGAGAGCACCAGGTGAAGAAGCAGGTCGCCGACTTGTTAGAAAATCCAGTCTTGATCTATGAAACGGCCAACAAAATTTGCGGTGTCGCGATACACGTTGCCTCTGGACAAGTATTCGTATCGGATTCAGGTGGCTACGTTTATCGAACATCGGTTGATGAAAGAACCGATCCTGTTGTCGTGCTGAGCCCGGACCAAGTGAACTTCAAGCCACTGAGTTTATCCGTTGATTGGCTGAACTTGCATCTGTACGTCTTGGGAGAAGTCAAACACGCAACGACCGTCTGGCAAATAGCTCGTTGCAACCTGGATGGACGGGGACTGACCGTTGCGGTCGCAGCTTTTTTGTCCAAGCCTTCGCACATCGAAGTTGATCCGTACAACGGGTACCTGTTTTGGGTCAGCAAAGATGGATTATCTCGTTTGGATTTAGCCGATATTAGCAACGGTGTGAAGCACGAG ACACAGCCAGACCTTATACTCGAAGATTCGCATCTGGAGGCATTTATGGTCGATCACAGAAATTTTCGTCTGCTGATACCACATCCTATGCAAAACACGGTGTTATCGGTTACTTTGGATGGTAGAGAAGTCTCGAATCTCCGAGCGAACACTCAGCAGCCGCAATTTCAGAACGTCGTTTCACTGGCTATGGCCAACGGTTTGTTTTATTGGGCAAACGGAAGGGATATACTAACGGAAGACTATCATCCAGGCCAGAACAGATACTTTCATAACTCGTATCCCTACAA GTCTTGCTACAGCGTAAATGTGCTGATGGACGCCAGTCAACCAGCTCCAGTTCCTGTCAATCCACCGACCGGTGTTCAGGCTGTTCTTGGAGCCGAAATGGCAAAGGTTTCTTGGAGAGCGCCGTATCTGCTCGGAGGACAGGGTAAAGGAGCTTGGCAAAACTGGTCCTACGAATTAGAAATCAAAGACGAAATAACCGGGAAAGCTGTTCATCAAAAAGGAATCCGTTTATTGTCTCACACTGTTCATCGATTGAGAGAGAGAACTAAGTATTCGATAAAGGCTGCGGCATATACGAGCGCCGGACGAGGTCCCTGGTCTACAGAATTTCGAGGACGAACATTGAG AGATCCAAAAGGCGAGCCCTACGCTTCTATATTGTGGTCCGCGACTGAAGGATTATTGAAGAGTGACGTGACCGGAGAAAACGTGGAGACTTTGATACACAGGGCAAGCTGGAAGGACTCTGAAATGCAGTATCACATTGTCGACGTTGCGTGGTACAAAGACCTGCTCTACTTGGTCGGTAATAACTCGGTTTTGTACTGCTATAACACGACTAGCCATGAGAATAACAGAATGCACATAAATTCCGTTGGAAGCGTCGCTGTCGATTGGATATCGAAAAAACTCTACTGGGCAAATCCAAATCAGCAAATA ATAACCAGAGCAAACTTGGATGGAACTCATCAAGAACCAATGTCAATACTGGCAATTGTCAAGGAATTGATGATAGACTCGTTGGAAGCCTATTTGTATTGGTCGACTGGATATGCGGTCGAAGTATCGAGACTTAATGGCCAAGACAGAAGATTCTATTATTccgatgaaatatttatcggtAAGCAAGTAATGGGTTTGACGTTGGATACGGAGAACAAGTTTGTGTATTGGATTGTCAGGAGTTACGAAAGCGGATCGATACTCTACAAAGCACCAACGTCCGAAAGAATACCtttgaatgataaaattattccagagcag AAATATTTGGAATTTCAGGTTTCGGCGTTACAATATCCTAACATACAAGGGCCACTTTGTTACTTTTCGGAGCACTTGCTGTGGCTCCAAGATGATAGAAATGCAGTTATCGGAGATTTGTCTGGTCAAAACACAGCCATTATCAACGGAATAACCTTGTCCGGTCTTCAGATGGTTGCCATAATGGATCACGCTCTTCACAAGTATCCGAAGAATTTATCTGCGAATAGCATTGTTGTATTACCGTCTGCGGTAAGCATAGACAGCATAAGAGTGGAAGGCAAATGGAACAATTTCAACGTCTCGTGGAACCCtgtgaaaaatgtaaactACGGAACGGTCTTTTACGAGGTGAAATTCGCGGATTATATAAACACGAATACGAATTCAGAAATCACTAAGGAAACAACGATACCTTACCACAAttccgaaatattttcaccatacGCCATATTGGAAGTAACCATAAAAGCGTTCACTTATTGGGGAATGTCACATAACACACGAAAAATTCTGAGATCTCCTCAAGCGAAACCTAGTCAACCAACGAACGCAAGAGGATTCGTTGAATTTGATAAGAAACCACTTAGCGACGAGACTAATATTTCCGCGGTGTTCAG ATGGGATCCACCCGATCATCCCAACGGCTTGATCCAAGTTTACGCAATAGACTGTTGGTACATGCTGGAAGGTATGAATATAGACATTTGCAACTGTCTCAATGTAAATTCGACAATGTTGGAATACCGATTGTATCAGTTGCTGCCGAACACAACTTACTACTTCCGAGTGCAGGCATACACAGAAGTCGGTGGCGGATGGTTCACCGACATCGTCAATATATCAACTGATTACGAAAATCCTGTACCGAAAATATTGGTGGCTACACCAGAGGCTGTGAGAATTTCAGATTTGGACAGACAAATCAACGACACGATAACCAGACATGTCGCTATTGAAGTGGCCTACTCTGCGGTGGAGAATAAAGTATATGGAATAAACGAAATGCAGGAGATGATGCTCGCGGATATCGATAGTCCGAACGTAACAAAAATTCTTAAATTGAACAATACCGCGTCAAGTTTATGCGTCAATTGGGTTACCAGGACCTTATTTTGGACGGAAGCAGATTACGGAGAATCTGTTAGTAGAAATATTATGCGACTGGATTTAACAGCGTGGGAAGCAGGCTATACAATCGCCGAGAAAATAATAACCACTAGGAACGCAACGTTAAATTTGGATATATCACCTCTGACAGG AACATTGTATTGGATCGAGTTAGTTCAAGCCGATCGCGGAGTGACGATGCAATCAAATTTGAACGGAGAAAATGTTCAGTATTTCTTCAACCAAATTGACGACTGCTCGTGTCATTATGCGCCGATTGTGAGACCGGTCATGGCGGTCGACAATACGGACGCCTCTACACCTGTAATTTATTGGGTCTCAATGGAAGGCCACTTGAACATCGCAGACATGGATGGATGTACTTGCAATGTGGTGCTCGGTCCAG GTTTTAACAGAGGTTTACCACCGACGTCATTGACAGTGGACAAGATAAATCTTTACTGGTCAAACGCGGATAAGGACAGTGTTTACTACGTAGAAAAAGCCAATCCGGATGACACCAGAATCAAAAGACTTTACTTGCAAAGCCCGCGTAGTCTTAAAGCCATTGGAAAATCTTTGCAGCCTTATCCAGTTGCCGAATGCTTGGTTCCGAGACAAGTATCTGATAATGTTGAAGTtctgaagaaattttcaaactccaTCAAGATCAAGTTACCTGAACCTGTGCCCCACTTCGCATGTGAGAAATATAATCTTCCGGCAACACTGTATACCATTTACATTACCGAATGCTCCGCGGTAGATTCTACTAAGTGTAGCAAcaacagagaaaaaatgaaactgaagACTTTCAAGAAGGAAATCGAAGTTGAAAATCTTAAACCGTTTAGTAGATACATGTTTCAGCTGAGTTTGAGCAACTACTACAGTGGCTTGGAGTCTTCCAGTCCTGAACCACACCAGGgagtagtaataataacggAGGCAGGAGTTCCAACGAGGCCAGAAAATGTCGAAGTTCAAGCACTAACGCCTACTTTAGCGGCGGTTAGTTGGCTGCCACCAAAAATATTGAACGGAGCAGCTGTTCGCTATGAAATTCATTGGAGACCAGTGCAGCTTGTTAACGGAATGAGACACAACGGCGAACAGTCGATTAAACACACCGAGCAATCTTCGGATGGAAAACTATCTGCGACGCTGCAGTCATTATTGCCGGGACAAGATTACCTGATATGTGTTCGCGCTTACTCGACTTCCAGTGCTATTTACAACGAAAGCCTTCCTCAATTCCTGAAAATGTATCCAGAACCAAACAACTTGACGCTGACTGGTACCAGTGTCAACTCGATGAACATATCATGGGTGCCGAATAAAAATCTGACTATTGACTACAGTCTGCAATACTCGATAGTGGGATCGGACAAATGGCAGACAGTTGTCAATCCGATACTTCGAAATGATAAGGTGGAATTCCACATTCGTAAACTGCAACCGAAAACTTTCTACAGATTTAAATTGACGCTAAGGTATCCAATTTATAAGCTTAACGTCACCTGGCCGTCAGACGCGAGATTTACTTTCCAAACATCAG GCGATGTTCCAAGCGCTCCTGGAACTCCCACAATAACGAAGGTGCGTGGTCCGGTCTATCAAGTTAATTGGGAGCCTGCACACGCTCGTGGATCTTCGATCACGTTGTATCGTCTTGAAGGAACCATCTTAGAAGATTCCGATACTATGGATAAACGTCGCAACGAAACTAGCGAATGGCGCCTCTACTATAACGGGACAGACACTTACTGGATAATCCCAGACGAAATGGTGCAAAAGTACCAATTTCGAGTTCAAGCAAAGAACGCGTATGGCCTTGGAACTTGGAGTAAAGCCAGCGCAGTGGTTGACTTAAGTGAGGCTGGGAGTGGAATATTTGTCCCACCGCAACACCTGGGATTGATACTAGGACTCAGTGTTCCTCTGATCCTCGGAGTGATGCTATTATGTTTTGGCTTTTTCCTTTGTC CAGTCTACCGGCAACGTAAAGAGGATAAAAAGGCAGTAATTCCACCAGCTGCGCCGGACGTTGAATTAGCAACGTTACGTGAAATTCCGCGCGGAAATTTTATGCAGTCAAACACGTTGTACGCAACTGCGACGCAAGACGACCCGGACGACTCTTCGCTGCCAAAGATAAAAAGGGAGCAAATAACGCTGGCCAAATTCCTGGGTAGCGGTGCATTCGGAGAG GTTTTTCAAGGCATTGCGAAGGACCTGGACGGTCCTGGAATAACTGGAGTGGCTATAAAGACTCTTAGAAAAGGGGCGTCTGCGCAAGAGAAGACTGAATTTTTACGCGAGGCTCGACTTATGAGTCCCTTCAGGCACAAGCACGTTCTTCGACTGCTTGGAGTTTGCCTAGACACAGATCCGCCGCTGCTGGTGTTGGAGCTAATGAAGGCTGGGGATCTGTTGACGTATTTGAGAGCCAGCCGCTGTCTACAGCCATCGGATCCCTGTGCTCTTAGACTTCAAGATCTTCTTGCTATGTGCGAAGATGTGGCGAGAGGCTGCCAATACCTGGAGGAACTTCATTTTGTTCACAGAGACCTAGCTTGCAGGAACTGCCTGGTATCCGCCAGGGACAGAGAGAACCGTGTGGTAAAAATTGGAGACTTCGGACTCGCAAGAGACATCTATAAAAACGATTACTACCGCAAG GAGGGCGAAGGCCTACTGCCGGTACGATGGATGGCACCGGAGTCTCTGGTGGATGGGGTATTTACCTCTCAAAGTGACGTGTGGGCGTTCGGTGTTTTGATGTGGGAAATCACTTCCCTGGGCCAGCAGCCGTACCCGGCAAGAACAAATCTGGAAGTGCTATACCACGTTAGAGCTGGCGGAAGACTGCCAAAGCCGCTAAATTGTCCAACGCCGTTACATCAGTTGATGCTGCGCTGCTGGAGCACGGCGGATGCTAGACCCAGTTTTAAGGCTTGTTTGGATCATATAATAACGCTCAGAAGCAGAACAGAAGATGCCGCGATCAGCCCTGCACATGCTGGCCATTACTTATCTAAACAAG GCGTGTCTAACATGGCTTACTTTGCTGATGAGAATCAAAATCATAACCACTCAG gCAACTCCTGGAAATCTACAAGCTCCGAAGGCAGTAGAGACATGCAGCCATTTTTACCCGATTCTTGCAACACGACGGCACTATTAGCGTCCGGCGAAATTCCGAAATATTTAGAATTAATAGCAGATAACGACGTACCTGATGTTAGAGATACTCCGACTGGTGGCTATGAAGTACCGAGACCCGTACAGTGCCTGGATAAAAATGAAGTTCAAAAGGAAAGCAAAATACCAGAACTATCAGATTCGCAAAATGAAAGCTCAAACTTGGATAGTGAACAATTGGAAGATGTTGTAAATCAAAAAAGAGAATCGGCGAATAACTTTGACTTGACGGAACCAAAAAGAGCCTCCATTTCCAGCACAGGAgaaaaattctgcattttgGATAGCTCAAGGTTGGCTAATCATGTTTCCAAATGTATAGCCGTGACGAACTCTCCGAGTTCCATTGACGACAGTCGCAAGAGCGAAAAAATCTCAACAGAAATCAGAGGATCGCTGACTAGTTTGAGCGGTAGAAGCAGCAGCTCCCACGGCTCGTCGACAAGCTTGACTCCTTCTAGGCCAAGCTCGTCGTTATTGAATTCTCAGAATACTTTGCCATTGAAGAAGAATGGGGCAACTAAGCAAAACATTCTATCCAGCGATACGAATAGTGGAAGAaatacaatttcgaaattaaGCAGGACACATTCAATTCTGCAAAACGGGAAAGCGAATATACCTTTAGCAATAAATAGTGCCTTACTGAATTCTCTCAGGCAAACACCAGACGCAGGTGAAGATGGAAATGAGATCGCTACCTATACAAATATAAACTCTGACGCGGTCAGAGTAAATGGGTAA